The following coding sequences lie in one Apium graveolens cultivar Ventura chromosome 3, ASM990537v1, whole genome shotgun sequence genomic window:
- the LOC141710656 gene encoding proline-rich receptor-like protein kinase PERK3: MGEDYLDFYSRYRILHQIRVDHLVSIFAIFTLIGNIECGVSDGSGCILDLGGGISSSFYDASNANGSWGGFLNNNSCARPFEEYLYALAWHTSQTGKIFLNSDEQMKCLTTINRPGVDVLGCGIEKLTRGGGGCSGFSRNDVDHRLSNEFRSMKENCAFEDQTVKQEQTCGSCLRSWKDIKGLYFDNDEATDSESYICRFAVLVSLTSAKINDEIWIQNTFRCLKDQDQVTITAFSPDEASETEGKRTISTRRWILLGSLVGILIAVVIFIWRFSRGRCKLNTSAKDNELEFALPIDSSHLKFSIKEVYFATNNLHTTNFIGEGIAGKVYKGILRNNQHVAIKQITDEGYTETFLTELKSLSKLRHPNLVALLGYCKHNDECFLLYELCPNGNLSEWIFGKDKSLPWVHRLNIAIHCARGLWFLHNYPKGCIVHRDIKPSNILLGPNLEAKLSDFGLSKVIDPGDSYKSSEVRGTFGYVDPEYQNTRRVDSGGDVYSFGVVLLQIISGRKVINMNMNTPISLHNTAKSLTRIDSIRGFADPKLEGDYSEEAFDLTFKLALSCTAPKKERPSMEKVTLILEEALDISMTARSSTPLTTPEWSSTPRTTSDWSSTPT, from the exons ATGGGTGAAGATTATTTAGATTTTTACTCTCGTTATCGGATTTTGCATCAAATACGAGTGGACCACTTGGTTAGCATCTTCGCGATCTTTACCTTAATTGGCAATATTGAATGTGGAGTATCTGATGGATCTGGATGCATTCTTGATCTTGGAGGGGGAATCTCGTCATCTTTTTACGATGCAAGTAATGCTAATGGGAGCTGGGGTGGATTTTTGAACAATAATTCCTGTGCTAGACCATTTGAAGAGTATCTTTATGCATTGGCTTGGCACACAAGTCAAACTGGAAAGATATTCTTGAACTCTGATGAACAGATGAAGTGCTTGACTACTATAAATAGACCTGGCGTCGATGTGTTGGGTTGTGGAATTGAGAAACTAACAAGAGGTGGTGGTGGATGCTCGGGGTTCTCTCGTAATGATGTCGATCATAGACTAAGTAATGAGTTTAGAAGTATGAAGGAAAACTGTGCGTTTGAAGATCAAACAGTAAAGCAGGAGCAGACATGTGGTTCCTGCCTAAGGAGTTGGAAAGACATCAAAGGATTATATTTTGACAATGACGAGGCTACGGATTCTGAATCTTATATTTGCAGGTTTGCAGTGTTAGTGTCTTTAACAAGTGCTAAGATTAACGATGAGATATGGATTCAGAACACGTTTAGATGCCTCAAGGATCAGGACCAGGTTACCATTACAGCCTTTTCACCAG ATGAAGCATCAGAGACGGAAGGGAAAAGAACGATCAGCACAC GTAGATGGATTTTATTGGGAAGCTTGGTAGGTATTCTTATTGCCGTCGTCATCTTCATTTGGAGGTTTTCACGAGGACGGTGCAAACTAAATACCTCAGCGAAAGATAATG AACTAGAATTTGCATTGCCAATAGACTCTAGTcatttaaaattttcaattaaAGAGGTCTACTTTGCCACAAATAATCTACACACAACAAACTTCATTGGCGAAGGAATAGCAG GTAAAGTCTATAAAGGCATACTTCGAAATAACCAGCATGTTGCCATAAAACAAATCACTGATGAGGGATATACAGAGACTTTTCTCACAGAACTTAAGAGCTTGTCAAAACTCAGACACCCAAACCTTGTGGCATTGTTGGGATATTGTAAACATAATGACGAGTGCTTCCTCCTTTACGAACTATGTCCCAATGGGAATCTCTCGGAGTGGATTTTTG GAAAGGATAAGAGCCTGCCTTGGGTTCATAGGCTGAATATTGCAATACATTGTGCAAGAGGACTTTGGTTTCTCCATAACTATCCTAAAGGATGCATTGTTCACCGTGATATCAAG CCTTCAAATATTCTCTTAGGTCCAAACCTAGAAGCTAAGCTTTCAGATTTTGGACTGTCCAAGGTGATTGATCCAGGTGATAGCTACAAGAGCTCAGAAGTGAGAGGAACATTTGGTTATGTTGATCCGGAATACCAAAACACAAGAAGAGTTGATTCAGGAGGTGATGTATACAGTTTCGGGGTAGTACTTCTGCAGATAATCTCAGGAAGAAAAGTTATAAATATGAACATGAATACACCTATATCCCTACATAATACA GCAAAATCCCTTACAAGAATTGACAGCATAAGAGGATTTGCAGATCCAAAGCTCGAGGGAGACTACTCCGAAGAAGCTTTTGACCTCACATTTAAATTAGCATTGTCATGCACAGCGCCTAAGAAAGAGAGACCATCTATGGAGAAAGTTACTCTAATCCTTGAGGAGGCACTAGACATTTCAATGACAGCTAGATCATCAACTCCTCTTACAACACCAGAATGGTCTTCAACTCCTCGTACTACATCTGACTGGTCTTCAACTCCTACCTAG
- the LOC141712064 gene encoding uncharacterized protein LOC141712064 isoform X2, whose translation MLPESEKEIESSTNGVFHKPQTEQKDENLGEQRKNSFPLVEISPNENETLVSVTEVPSTEVEYIESENLDDVEDVDTSLEILLGGLESKDWVVVCGALNNVRRFSLFHKELLHDKLANVISLVVKSMKNPRSAVCKTAVMTSADIFKAYNDQTIDSLDPMLVQLLLKSSQDKRFVCEAAEKTLIAMTTWVSPVLLLPKLQPCLKNRNPRIRAKASMCFCRSVLRLGFDGIKTYGIDKLIQVAATQLSDQLPESREAARTLLLELQSVYEKLHISPDTAISENQDKDSWEQFCQSNLSPLSAQAVLRVTNVAREGLPPHP comes from the exons ATGCTACCTGAATCTGAGAAGGAAATTGAGAGCTCAACCAATGGGGTATTTCACAAGCCTCAGACTGAACAGAAAGATGAAAATCTTGGAGAACAAAGGAAAAACTCTTTTCCCTTAGTTGAAATATCTCCTAATGAAAATGAAACATTAGTTTCTGTGACAGAGGTACCCAGCACAGAAGTGGAATACATTGAATCTGAAAATCTGGATGATGTTGAAGATGTTGATACAAGTCTTGAG ATTCTCTTAGGTGGCCTAGAGTCAAAAGACTGGGTGGTCGTTTGTGGAGCACTCAATAATGTACGTAGGTTTTCTCTGTTCCACAAGGAATTGTTGCATGACAAGCT GGCCAATGTGATATCACTTGTTGTAAAATCAATGAAGAACCCGAGAAGTGCAGTATGTAAAACAGCAGTTATGACCTCCGCTGACATCTTTAAGGCATATAATGATCAAACTATTGATTCACTAGATCCCATG CTTGTCCAACTTCTTCTCAAGTCCTCTCAAGATAAACGGTTTGTATGCGAGGCAGCTGAAAAAACTCTAATAGCTATGACTACCTGGGTCTCCCCAGTATTGTTGTTACCCAAGTTGCAACCTTGTCTCAAGAACAGAAATCCTCGAATTCGAGCAAAGGCTTCAATGTGCTTTTGTCGCAGTGTGCTTCGACTG GGATTTGATGGTATCAAGACGTATGGGATTGACAAATTAATCCAAGTAGCTGCGACACAGCTCAGTGACCAGCTTCCTGAGTCCAGAGAAGCTGCCCGAACTCTTCTGTTGGAGTTGCAGAGCGTCTACGAGAAATTACACATCTCACCGGACACTGCCATATCTGAGAACCAAGACAAGGATTCTTGGGAGCAGTTCTGCCAATCCAACCTTTCACCATTAAGCGCTCAAGCTGTCCTTCGTGTGACCAATGTTGCTAGGGAGGGACTTCCTCCACATCCCTAG
- the LOC141712064 gene encoding uncharacterized protein LOC141712064 isoform X1 → MSANTFRDLNMLPESEKEIESSTNGVFHKPQTEQKDENLGEQRKNSFPLVEISPNENETLVSVTEVPSTEVEYIESENLDDVEDVDTSLEILLGGLESKDWVVVCGALNNVRRFSLFHKELLHDKLANVISLVVKSMKNPRSAVCKTAVMTSADIFKAYNDQTIDSLDPMLVQLLLKSSQDKRFVCEAAEKTLIAMTTWVSPVLLLPKLQPCLKNRNPRIRAKASMCFCRSVLRLGFDGIKTYGIDKLIQVAATQLSDQLPESREAARTLLLELQSVYEKLHISPDTAISENQDKDSWEQFCQSNLSPLSAQAVLRVTNVAREGLPPHP, encoded by the exons ATGTCAGCTAACACTTTCAGAGATCTCAACATGCTACCTGAATCTGAGAAGGAAATTGAGAGCTCAACCAATGGGGTATTTCACAAGCCTCAGACTGAACAGAAAGATGAAAATCTTGGAGAACAAAGGAAAAACTCTTTTCCCTTAGTTGAAATATCTCCTAATGAAAATGAAACATTAGTTTCTGTGACAGAGGTACCCAGCACAGAAGTGGAATACATTGAATCTGAAAATCTGGATGATGTTGAAGATGTTGATACAAGTCTTGAG ATTCTCTTAGGTGGCCTAGAGTCAAAAGACTGGGTGGTCGTTTGTGGAGCACTCAATAATGTACGTAGGTTTTCTCTGTTCCACAAGGAATTGTTGCATGACAAGCT GGCCAATGTGATATCACTTGTTGTAAAATCAATGAAGAACCCGAGAAGTGCAGTATGTAAAACAGCAGTTATGACCTCCGCTGACATCTTTAAGGCATATAATGATCAAACTATTGATTCACTAGATCCCATG CTTGTCCAACTTCTTCTCAAGTCCTCTCAAGATAAACGGTTTGTATGCGAGGCAGCTGAAAAAACTCTAATAGCTATGACTACCTGGGTCTCCCCAGTATTGTTGTTACCCAAGTTGCAACCTTGTCTCAAGAACAGAAATCCTCGAATTCGAGCAAAGGCTTCAATGTGCTTTTGTCGCAGTGTGCTTCGACTG GGATTTGATGGTATCAAGACGTATGGGATTGACAAATTAATCCAAGTAGCTGCGACACAGCTCAGTGACCAGCTTCCTGAGTCCAGAGAAGCTGCCCGAACTCTTCTGTTGGAGTTGCAGAGCGTCTACGAGAAATTACACATCTCACCGGACACTGCCATATCTGAGAACCAAGACAAGGATTCTTGGGAGCAGTTCTGCCAATCCAACCTTTCACCATTAAGCGCTCAAGCTGTCCTTCGTGTGACCAATGTTGCTAGGGAGGGACTTCCTCCACATCCCTAG